From a single Portunus trituberculatus isolate SZX2019 chromosome 15, ASM1759143v1, whole genome shotgun sequence genomic region:
- the LOC123504092 gene encoding LOW QUALITY PROTEIN: cryptochrome-1-like (The sequence of the model RefSeq protein was modified relative to this genomic sequence to represent the inferred CDS: inserted 2 bases in 1 codon), whose product MPMGKVAVHWFRHGLRFHDNPALLEALQDAKMFYAIFIFDGESAGTKVTGYNRQRYLTESLLDLDQQLRDVGSQLFVCEGNPVDIFSTLHKEIGLTHLSFEQDCEAIWNKRDNAVRKLCSELGVTVIERISHTLWDPFEVIEANGDQPPTTYEMFVQVIKVLGDPPKPSPNPDWENVLFGNISDEVAQKIKLFPQVPSVEEQGYTRIRECPVYIGGEKVALAHLQERLIVEENAFRDGYILPNQVNPDLLGPPMSMSAALRFGCLSVRKFYWDMQETYQKINRGEPPASHSLTAQLIWREFFYCMSANNPKYSEMEGNPICIQIPWYKKPGELAAWEEGRTGYPFIDACMRQLRKEGWIHHVCRTVVSCFLTRGDLWISWVDGLKVFYKYLIDADWSVAAGNWMWISSSAFERQLDCSVCVCPVEYGRRIEPTGDYIRQYVPELANFPQEFIFEPWKASLAIQKEHNCIIGQDYPERIEXHTEASKSNSKIMKSIRKRLKKPPRHCSPSDSEEIKQYLRLPQSCFHNVF is encoded by the exons GGACGAAGGTCACTGGCTACAACCGGCAAAGGTACTTGACTGAATCTTTATTAGACTTGGATCAACAGCTGAGGGATGTTGGATCTCAGCTCTTTGTCTGCGAAGGAAATCCAGTTGATATATTTTCCACCTTACACAAAGAAATTGGTCTGACTCACCTCTCATTTGAGCAG GACTGTGAGGCGATCTGGAACAAACGTGACAATGCTGTGCGGAAGCTGTGTTCAGAACTTGGGGTGACAGTAATAGAGAGAATATCGCACACCCTGTGGGACCCATTTGAGGTCATTGAGGCAAATGGGGATCAACCACCCACCACCTATGAGATGTTTGTG CAAGTGATAAAAGTTTTAGGGGACCCTCCCAAACCTTCGCCAAATCCTGACTGGGAAAATGTTTTATTTGGAAACATTTCTGATGAAGTTGCTCAGAAGATAAAG CTGTTTCCACAAGTCCCTTCAGTAGAGGAACAAGGCTATACACGCATCAGGGAGTGTCCTGTATATATTGGAGGAGAGAAGGTTGCTCTGGCTCACCTTCAGGAACGGCTCATAGTGGAAGAGAATGCATTCAG AGACGGGTACATCTTGCCTAATCAAGTCAATCCAGACCTGCTCGGCCCACCTATGAGTATGTCTGCTGCACTAAGATTTGGGTGTCTATCTGTCAGGAA GTTCTACTGGGATATGCAGGAGACTTACCAGAAGATCAACAGAGGAGAGCCACCCGCCTCTCACTCCCTGACTGCTCAACTCATTTGGAGAGAGTTTTTCTACTGCATGTCTGCCAACAATCCTAAG TACAGTGAAATGGAGGGCAATCCAATATGCATTCAGATCCCGTGGTACAAGAAGCCTGGTGAGCTGGCAGCCTGGGAGGAGGGACGCACCGGGTACCCTTTCATTGATGCTTGCATGAGGCAGCTCCGCAAG GAGGGATGGATTCATCATGTGTGCCGAACAGTGGTGTCCTGTTTCCTGACTCGAGGAGATCTTTGGATATCGTGGGTGGATGGGCTAAAG GTGTTCTACAAGTACCTCATTGATGCGGACTGGTCCGTGGCAGCTGGCAACTGGATGTGGATCAGCTCCTCAGCCTTTGAGCGGCAGCTGGACTGCTCTGTGTGCGTCTGTCCTGTGGAGTATGGCCGCAGGATTGAACCCACTGGAGATTACATAAG ACAATATGTGCCGGAGTTGGCCAACTTTCCCCAAGAGTTCATTTTTGAGCCATGGAAAGCATCACTTGCCATACAGAAGGAGCACAACTGTATCATTGGACAAGACTACCCAGAGCGTATTGA CCACACTGAGGCCTCCAAGAGCAACTCTAAG ATAATGAAGAGCATTCGGAAGAGACTGAAGAAGCCTCCCCGGCACTGCTCCCCGTCAGACTCTGAGGAGATCAAGCAATACCTGCGTCTGCCTCAGTCCTGCTTCCACAATGTCTTCTGA